Proteins from one Deinococcus sp. AB2017081 genomic window:
- a CDS encoding carbohydrate ABC transporter permease, translating to MTATPAQTAPTTVPRAPVTPGRVLMYLLLVVAALFFLVPVYLLFATALKSPDAINLATSWHWPAALNWASFSEAWAKIGGNLGNSLFLAVTATILSAMLGSVNGYALSKWKFRGANTLFALMLFGMFIPYQAVLIPLFQFIKSLGLYGSIWGLILAHVVYGIPITTLIFRNFYADVPDALIEAATIDGAGFWSIYGKVIFPISIPGFVVVIIWQFTQVWNEFLFAATLTNTSSQPVTYALSQLSGGQAVSWNLPMAGAILAALPTLLVYILLGRYFVRGLLAGSVKG from the coding sequence ATGACGGCCACGCCCGCACAGACCGCCCCCACCACCGTGCCCCGCGCCCCCGTGACCCCTGGCCGTGTGCTGATGTACCTCCTGCTGGTCGTGGCCGCGCTGTTCTTCCTGGTGCCGGTGTACCTGCTGTTCGCCACGGCGCTCAAGAGCCCGGACGCGATCAACCTCGCCACGTCGTGGCACTGGCCCGCCGCCCTGAACTGGGCGAGCTTCTCCGAGGCGTGGGCCAAGATCGGCGGCAACCTGGGCAACTCCCTGTTCCTGGCCGTGACCGCTACGATCCTGAGCGCCATGCTCGGCAGCGTGAACGGCTACGCCCTGAGCAAGTGGAAGTTCCGGGGCGCCAACACCCTGTTCGCGCTGATGCTGTTCGGGATGTTCATTCCGTATCAGGCCGTGCTGATCCCGCTGTTCCAGTTCATCAAATCGCTGGGCCTGTACGGCTCGATCTGGGGCCTGATCCTGGCGCATGTCGTGTACGGCATCCCGATCACCACACTCATCTTCCGGAACTTCTACGCCGACGTGCCCGACGCCCTGATCGAGGCGGCGACCATCGACGGCGCGGGCTTCTGGAGCATCTACGGCAAGGTCATCTTCCCGATCTCGATTCCGGGCTTCGTGGTCGTGATCATCTGGCAGTTCACGCAGGTGTGGAACGAGTTCCTGTTCGCCGCCACCCTGACCAACACCTCGTCGCAGCCCGTGACCTACGCGCTGTCGCAGCTGTCGGGCGGGCAGGCCGTGTCGTGGAACCTGCCGATGGCCGGGGCGATCCTGGCCGCGCTGCCCACGCTGCTGGTGTACATCCTGCTGGGCCGCTACTTCGTGCGTGGCCTGCTGGCCGGGAGCGTCAAGGGCTGA
- a CDS encoding ATP-binding protein has translation MASAHPPTVFVVAADPARSATLVPALPQVTVIPVPDAETLLREAHVTPPDVVLLYTDTPGVPLWQVLPMLRQRAELAGTRWLAVGSTGLGEMLSAGADALIGDTTPTAALVLQIRTMLGRATQHHDMHGRIASLQRRMDTWEHEERVRDQLVHMLVHDLKNPIAAVMGLLEIVYEDHRVPEDSRELIKVARDETQHLLHLAVNMLDVRKIQAGKMNLRRELVFSPMFEEIMEQARGDVGSGLRDRHVRVEVEQDLSPASVDPEILRRVLANLLSNAMKHTTTGGVISLLVRAVPDGVQVAVRDDGEGIPAEDIPNLFAAFEQSRLTLHGRFDTGMGLAFCKLAIEEHGGTIWVESERGKGATFYFNLPLAADAEDDDFIEILN, from the coding sequence ATGGCGAGCGCACATCCCCCCACGGTTTTTGTTGTCGCGGCCGACCCGGCCCGCTCAGCCACGCTCGTCCCGGCGTTGCCGCAGGTGACGGTCATTCCCGTCCCCGACGCCGAGACCCTGCTGCGCGAGGCCCACGTGACCCCGCCCGACGTGGTGCTGCTGTACACCGACACCCCCGGCGTGCCGCTGTGGCAGGTGCTGCCCATGCTGCGGCAGCGGGCCGAACTGGCCGGCACACGCTGGCTGGCGGTGGGGTCGACCGGTCTGGGCGAGATGCTCAGTGCCGGCGCGGACGCCCTGATCGGCGACACCACGCCCACCGCTGCGCTGGTGCTGCAGATCCGCACCATGCTGGGCCGCGCCACGCAGCACCACGACATGCACGGGCGGATCGCGTCCCTGCAACGCCGGATGGACACCTGGGAGCACGAGGAGCGGGTGCGCGACCAGCTGGTGCACATGCTCGTCCATGACCTGAAAAATCCCATCGCAGCCGTGATGGGCCTGCTGGAGATCGTGTACGAGGATCACCGCGTGCCCGAGGACAGCCGTGAGCTGATCAAGGTCGCCCGCGACGAGACCCAGCACCTGCTGCATCTGGCCGTGAACATGCTCGATGTCCGCAAGATCCAGGCGGGCAAGATGAACCTGCGGCGGGAACTGGTGTTCAGCCCGATGTTCGAGGAGATCATGGAGCAGGCGCGCGGCGATGTGGGCAGTGGCCTGCGCGACCGGCATGTGCGGGTGGAGGTCGAACAGGATCTGTCGCCGGCCAGCGTGGATCCGGAGATCCTGCGGCGCGTGCTGGCGAACCTGCTCAGCAACGCCATGAAACACACCACCACCGGCGGGGTCATCAGCCTGCTGGTGCGTGCCGTCCCCGACGGCGTGCAGGTGGCCGTCCGCGACGACGGCGAGGGCATTCCCGCCGAGGACATCCCCAACCTGTTCGCGGCCTTCGAGCAGTCCCGCCTGACGCTGCACGGCCGCTTCGACACGGGCATGGGCCTCGCGTTCTGCAAGCTCGCCATCGAGGAACACGGCGGCACCATCTGGGTCGAGTCCGAGCGTGGCAAGGGCGCCACCTTCTACTTCAACCTTCCTCTGGCCGCCGATGCCGAGGACGACGATTTCATCGAGATCCTGAACTGA
- a CDS encoding GNAT family N-acetyltransferase: MMTIPDVTRVDVTPFDPRSATPEQRLAVGQLLADAFAFANPDDPPLLPQHEAVNLGQLNPDERADHVVVWDGGRALAWGRIGYDLKQNTHAASVRLYVHPQARRRGLGTRVWAALRVVAEREGRRVVMAGTSSRSPAGEAFARSLGAEAALPNRQSQLDLSALDEELLARWQIRPDGDPYRLHVWRTIPDMYLDRMADMMMVMNTAPRGDLDVEDWTITPGMIRAWDAMLDESGEVRWLMSVEDTRSGQLDAFTEVFWQPERATLLYQGATGVRPMARGLGLGKWVKAAMLDHVRAACPGTRFVRTNNASVNEAMLGINVALGFTEWATFMEWQLRLQ; the protein is encoded by the coding sequence ATGATGACGATTCCCGACGTGACCCGGGTGGACGTGACGCCCTTCGATCCGCGCTCAGCCACGCCGGAGCAGCGTCTGGCGGTGGGGCAGCTGCTGGCCGACGCCTTCGCCTTCGCAAACCCGGACGACCCGCCCCTGCTGCCGCAGCACGAGGCGGTCAACCTGGGACAGCTGAATCCGGACGAACGTGCGGATCACGTCGTCGTGTGGGATGGCGGGCGGGCGCTCGCGTGGGGCCGGATCGGGTACGACCTGAAACAGAACACGCACGCCGCGTCGGTGCGGCTCTACGTGCATCCGCAGGCCCGCCGCCGGGGCCTGGGCACCCGCGTGTGGGCGGCGCTGCGGGTGGTCGCAGAGCGTGAGGGCCGGCGGGTGGTCATGGCCGGCACGTCCAGCCGCAGCCCGGCCGGCGAGGCCTTCGCCCGCTCCCTGGGAGCCGAGGCGGCGCTGCCCAACCGCCAGAGCCAGCTCGACCTGAGCGCCCTGGACGAGGAGCTGCTGGCCCGCTGGCAGATCCGCCCGGACGGCGACCCGTACCGGCTGCACGTGTGGCGCACCATTCCCGACATGTACCTGGACCGCATGGCGGACATGATGATGGTCATGAATACCGCGCCCCGCGGCGACCTGGACGTGGAGGACTGGACGATCACGCCTGGGATGATCCGCGCGTGGGACGCCATGCTCGACGAATCCGGCGAGGTGCGCTGGCTGATGTCCGTCGAGGACACCCGCAGCGGGCAGCTGGACGCGTTCACCGAGGTGTTCTGGCAGCCGGAACGGGCCACCCTGCTGTACCAGGGCGCCACCGGCGTGCGCCCGATGGCCCGGGGCCTGGGGCTGGGCAAGTGGGTCAAGGCGGCCATGCTGGATCACGTGCGGGCCGCGTGTCCGGGAACCCGGTTTGTCCGCACCAACAACGCCAGCGTGAACGAGGCCATGCTGGGCATCAACGTGGCGCTCGGCTTCACCGAATGGGCGACCTTCATGGAGTGGCAGCTCAGGCTGCAGTGA
- a CDS encoding DUF99 family protein has translation MTGLHALGFDDAPFDRAWRGDVPVFGAAYAGRTLHGVVSGRVRRDGRNSTAELARLTTAAGEHVRLVLLQGIALAGFNVVDIHALHAATGRPVLVVARRAPRLDAVRTALLTHVPGGAQKWRLVQAAGEMEACAGVWVQRAGLNLEDAAQALTALTVTGRIPEPLRAAHLIAGGTTRGSSRGQRV, from the coding sequence ATGACCGGCCTGCACGCACTCGGCTTCGACGACGCGCCCTTCGACCGGGCGTGGCGGGGCGACGTGCCTGTGTTCGGTGCCGCCTACGCGGGCCGCACGCTGCACGGCGTGGTGTCCGGCCGGGTGCGGCGGGACGGCCGCAACAGCACCGCCGAACTCGCGCGGCTGACCACCGCGGCGGGAGAGCACGTGCGCCTCGTGCTGCTCCAGGGCATCGCGCTCGCGGGCTTCAACGTCGTGGACATCCACGCCCTGCACGCGGCGACCGGCCGCCCGGTGCTCGTCGTCGCCCGCCGCGCGCCCCGGCTGGACGCGGTGAGGACGGCCCTGCTGACGCATGTGCCTGGGGGTGCCCAGAAGTGGCGGCTGGTGCAGGCGGCGGGGGAGATGGAAGCGTGCGCGGGCGTGTGGGTGCAGCGCGCGGGCCTGAATCTGGAGGACGCCGCGCAGGCGCTCACGGCCCTGACCGTCACCGGCCGTATCCCCGAACCGCTGCGCGCCGCGCACCTCATCGCGGGCGGCACGACGCGCGGGTCGAGCCGCGGGCAGCGGGTGTAG
- a CDS encoding ABC transporter ATP-binding protein, translating to MNALDVLDVHASRGRQTVLSGVSLNLPTGSITALLGPNGSGKTTLMRVLAGLLTPDRGQIRSPGIGDPTTAHWRRHVAYVPTGGTFLEQETGHAHFAFGARAYPAWSQSHALEAAHELHVPLQARASRLSTGQRMGLALAYAFGCRAPLLLLDEPSNGLDPEHRALLARAVALFAADGGTVLLSSHVLPEIEGLADRGVFLQRGAVKLQADLDDLRAASTTLQVILPDVLPANVLDDLRALPGVKGMGLDGRTLSLHLSGAHGPVLAALQTLRPLDIQSRPCPLAQTYAELMTASDIRGAA from the coding sequence GTGAACGCCCTCGATGTGCTCGATGTCCATGCCAGCCGGGGCCGCCAGACGGTACTGAGCGGCGTTTCGCTGAACCTTCCCACAGGTTCCATCACCGCTCTGCTTGGCCCCAACGGCAGCGGCAAGACCACCCTGATGCGTGTCCTGGCCGGCCTGTTGACACCGGATCGAGGTCAGATCCGCAGTCCTGGGATCGGTGACCCCACCACAGCGCACTGGCGCAGGCACGTGGCGTATGTCCCCACGGGCGGAACCTTTCTGGAACAGGAGACCGGCCACGCCCACTTCGCGTTCGGTGCCCGCGCCTACCCCGCGTGGTCTCAGTCGCACGCCCTGGAGGCGGCGCACGAACTCCACGTCCCGCTCCAGGCCCGTGCCTCGCGCCTGAGCACCGGGCAGAGGATGGGGCTCGCCCTGGCCTACGCCTTCGGCTGCCGCGCCCCCCTCCTGTTGCTCGACGAGCCCAGCAACGGCCTCGATCCCGAGCACCGTGCCCTGCTCGCCCGCGCCGTGGCCCTGTTCGCCGCCGACGGCGGCACGGTACTGCTCAGCTCCCACGTCCTGCCGGAGATCGAGGGGCTGGCCGACCGGGGCGTCTTTCTCCAGCGCGGCGCGGTAAAACTCCAGGCCGATCTGGATGATCTGCGGGCGGCCTCGACCACCCTTCAGGTCATCCTCCCAGACGTGCTGCCCGCCAACGTGCTGGACGACCTACGGGCACTGCCCGGTGTCAAGGGTATGGGTCTGGACGGCCGCACCCTGAGCCTGCACCTGAGCGGTGCTCACGGCCCGGTGCTGGCCGCGCTCCAGACACTGCGCCCGCTCGACATCCAGTCCCGGCCCTGCCCCCTGGCACAGACGTACGCCGAGCTGATGACCGCCTCCGATATCCGGGGGGCGGCGTGA
- a CDS encoding GntR family transcriptional regulator produces MRQDDARQQGLLLWLSTTIDPHSGLPVSLQLQSALERAIERGTLRPGDALPTIRTLAAHLRLAPNTVSKAYAALQRNGYTENRAGAGTTVISLPQTATPGQAGALGELRTLLLELLRAGVSPADLHATLEEVLHGDRLSENAQ; encoded by the coding sequence ATGAGACAAGATGACGCGCGACAGCAGGGCCTGCTTCTGTGGCTCAGCACGACCATCGATCCGCATAGCGGTCTGCCCGTGTCGCTCCAGCTCCAGTCGGCCCTTGAGCGCGCCATTGAGCGCGGCACCCTCCGACCCGGCGACGCCCTGCCCACCATTCGCACCCTGGCAGCCCACCTGCGCCTGGCCCCCAACACGGTCAGCAAGGCCTACGCCGCCCTCCAGCGCAACGGGTATACCGAGAACCGGGCCGGAGCCGGCACCACAGTCATCTCCCTCCCCCAGACCGCGACCCCAGGGCAGGCAGGTGCCCTGGGAGAGCTGCGAACCCTGCTGCTGGAGCTGCTCCGTGCCGGCGTCTCTCCTGCCGACCTCCACGCGACCCTCGAAGAGGTGCTGCACGGCGACAGGCTCTCGGAGAACGCCCAGTGA
- a CDS encoding MarR family winged helix-turn-helix transcriptional regulator, with translation MLNLTPTEKLAWRGFLHAHDTLWKGLDAELGRDDLNLPAYELLTALQEAGLSGMRMTELARTLRFSGGGLTRLADKLRQQGLIGRRRCPDDGRGWEVYLTSVGEEKLRRIHARHLREVRRRFLDKLSPQETELLAGLWPRFQEDPV, from the coding sequence ATGCTGAACCTCACCCCCACCGAAAAACTCGCCTGGCGCGGTTTCCTGCACGCCCACGACACGCTGTGGAAGGGCCTGGACGCCGAGCTCGGCCGCGACGACCTGAACCTTCCGGCGTACGAACTGCTGACCGCGCTGCAGGAGGCGGGCCTGAGCGGCATGCGCATGACCGAGCTCGCGCGCACCCTGCGCTTTTCCGGCGGGGGTCTGACCCGGCTGGCCGACAAGCTCCGGCAGCAGGGCCTGATCGGCCGCCGCCGCTGTCCCGACGACGGGCGCGGGTGGGAGGTCTACCTGACGTCGGTGGGCGAGGAGAAACTGCGCCGCATCCACGCCCGGCACCTGCGCGAGGTGCGCCGCCGCTTCCTTGACAAGCTGTCTCCGCAGGAGACCGAACTGCTCGCCGGCCTGTGGCCGCGGTTCCAGGAGGATCCCGTATGA
- a CDS encoding VOC family protein, protein MIPAPLGGLHHVSALSADIAANHDFYTRVLGLRLVKKTVNQDSPGMYHLFYADGVGSPGTDMTFFDFPRAAREHRGTDAITRTTFRLTGAAALSAWAARLDDHAVPHGDVHVRDGRLHLDLEDVDGTRLSLIDDGGDGPRGEPNPHTDVPEDDQIQGLGYSAFTVADLAPTHDLLTRGLGLTEGRVYDDGGFPTHVYELGAGGPHAELHVTVRDDLPRAKPGAGGVHHVALRVHEQADMPRWLLHLAAQGFGNSGLVDRHYFRSIYLRDGNGLVIEIATDGPGFATDESVDDLGAGLALPPFLEPRRATIEAHLRPLTV, encoded by the coding sequence ATGATTCCCGCTCCCCTCGGCGGCCTCCACCACGTCAGCGCGCTGAGCGCCGACATCGCCGCGAACCACGACTTCTACACGCGGGTGCTCGGGCTGCGGCTCGTGAAGAAGACCGTGAACCAGGACTCGCCCGGCATGTACCACCTGTTCTACGCCGACGGCGTGGGCAGCCCCGGTACCGACATGACCTTCTTCGACTTCCCCCGCGCCGCCCGCGAGCACCGCGGCACCGACGCGATCACGCGCACCACCTTCCGCTTGACCGGCGCGGCCGCCCTGAGCGCGTGGGCCGCCCGGCTCGACGACCACGCCGTGCCGCACGGCGACGTGCACGTCCGGGACGGCCGCCTGCACCTCGATCTGGAGGACGTGGACGGCACCCGCCTGTCCCTCATCGACGACGGGGGAGACGGCCCGCGCGGCGAGCCGAACCCGCACACCGACGTGCCCGAGGACGACCAGATCCAGGGCCTCGGGTACAGCGCGTTCACGGTCGCCGACCTGGCCCCCACGCACGACCTCCTGACGCGCGGCCTGGGCCTGACCGAGGGCCGGGTGTACGACGACGGCGGCTTCCCCACCCACGTCTACGAGCTCGGCGCGGGCGGCCCGCACGCGGAACTGCACGTGACCGTCCGCGACGACCTGCCGCGCGCGAAACCCGGAGCCGGGGGCGTGCACCACGTGGCCCTGCGCGTCCACGAGCAGGCCGACATGCCCCGCTGGCTGCTGCACCTCGCCGCGCAGGGCTTCGGGAACAGCGGTCTGGTCGACCGGCACTACTTCCGCTCCATCTACCTGCGCGACGGCAACGGCCTCGTGATCGAAATCGCCACGGACGGCCCCGGCTTCGCCACCGACGAGTCGGTAGACGACCTCGGCGCGGGGCTGGCCCTGCCGCCCTTCCTCGAACCGCGCCGCGCCACCATCGAGGCGCACCTCCGCCCCCTCACCGTCTGA
- a CDS encoding ring-cleaving dioxygenase gives MTLNLTGFHHLTAVSGNIRENKRFYTQDLGMRLVKRSVNQDDVSAYHLFYADNVGHPGTDITFFDWNVPRERRGNHTVTRTGLRVRDDASLTYWKDRLTSLNVTHGEIVERDGRHVLDFEDHEGQRLMLVTDGGAGDPPTPWPESPVPAEHQIRGLGAITMTVANLRNTDLVLQKVMNLRPVRTYPDPESPAHTVHVYAMGAGDGPHAELHVAVRPDLAPATPGAGGVHHVAFRTPNEEEYHGWTEHFRHFGLQTSGEVDRYWFRSLYVREPGGILYEIATDGPGFGVDEDMATLGDKIVLAPFLEPRREQIVANLKPID, from the coding sequence GTGACCCTGAACCTCACCGGCTTCCACCACCTCACCGCCGTGTCCGGCAACATCCGCGAGAACAAGCGCTTCTATACGCAGGATCTGGGCATGCGCCTCGTCAAGCGCAGCGTGAACCAGGACGACGTCAGCGCGTACCACCTCTTCTACGCCGACAACGTGGGGCACCCTGGCACGGACATCACGTTCTTCGACTGGAACGTGCCGCGCGAGCGACGCGGCAACCACACCGTGACCCGCACCGGCCTGCGCGTCCGGGACGACGCCAGCCTGACGTACTGGAAAGATCGTCTGACGTCCCTGAACGTGACGCACGGCGAGATCGTGGAGCGTGACGGCCGGCACGTGCTGGACTTCGAGGATCACGAGGGCCAGCGCCTGATGCTCGTGACCGACGGCGGCGCGGGCGACCCGCCGACCCCCTGGCCGGAGAGCCCCGTGCCCGCCGAGCACCAGATCCGCGGGCTGGGGGCGATCACCATGACGGTGGCGAACCTGCGCAACACCGACCTGGTGCTCCAGAAGGTCATGAACCTGCGCCCCGTGCGCACGTACCCGGATCCGGAGAGCCCTGCGCACACCGTGCACGTGTACGCCATGGGCGCGGGCGACGGCCCGCACGCGGAACTGCATGTGGCCGTGCGCCCCGACCTGGCCCCCGCCACGCCCGGCGCGGGTGGCGTGCACCACGTCGCGTTCCGCACCCCGAACGAGGAGGAATACCACGGCTGGACGGAGCACTTCCGGCACTTCGGGTTGCAGACGAGCGGCGAGGTCGACCGCTACTGGTTCCGCAGCCTGTACGTCCGCGAGCCCGGCGGCATCCTGTACGAGATCGCCACCGACGGCCCCGGCTTCGGCGTCGACGAGGACATGGCCACCCTGGGCGACAAGATCGTCCTCGCGCCCTTCCTCGAACCCCGCCGCGAGCAGATCGTGGCGAACCTGAAGCCCATCGACTGA
- a CDS encoding alpha/beta hydrolase, which yields MNWIHHIERGTDSLTLLLLHGTGGNEMQLMEFGRQVAPTATLLGVRGRSLEEGSPRFFRRFTATKYDQPHLLAEGEALAQFVTEAAQEYGLDAKRVVALGYSNGANIALASLAHHPGAWAGAVLLRPVMPMDEPPGLDVRGLPVLVTSGARDPYHEFAAPVVPYLRSVGAAVQEQVLDAGHELTAQDAELTAAWLQGLSSTPA from the coding sequence ATGAACTGGATTCACCACATCGAACGCGGTACCGATTCCCTGACCCTGCTGCTGCTGCACGGCACCGGCGGGAACGAGATGCAGCTCATGGAGTTCGGGCGGCAGGTCGCGCCCACGGCCACGCTGCTGGGCGTGCGCGGCCGCTCGCTGGAGGAGGGCTCGCCGCGCTTCTTCCGGCGCTTCACGGCCACCAAATACGACCAGCCCCACCTGCTGGCCGAGGGCGAGGCCCTGGCGCAGTTCGTGACCGAGGCGGCCCAGGAGTACGGCTTGGACGCGAAGCGGGTCGTGGCCCTGGGCTACAGCAATGGGGCGAATATCGCGCTGGCAAGCCTCGCGCATCATCCGGGGGCGTGGGCCGGGGCGGTGCTGCTGCGCCCGGTCATGCCCATGGACGAGCCGCCAGGGCTGGACGTCAGGGGCCTGCCGGTGCTCGTGACCAGCGGTGCCCGCGATCCGTACCACGAATTCGCCGCGCCGGTCGTGCCGTACCTGCGGTCAGTGGGCGCGGCCGTGCAGGAGCAGGTGCTGGACGCCGGACATGAACTCACCGCCCAGGACGCGGAACTCACCGCTGCGTGGCTGCAGGGGCTGTCGTCCACTCCGGCCTGA
- a CDS encoding DUF4384 domain-containing protein, whose protein sequence is MKTTLSSVLVLTAASALSTAGAQPRVSAQSIIVNPVTPDLSVNVQVDRDASGAQNPAYKVGDGITVSATVNRDAYVYLFNVNPDGTVDQILPNRLSAENLVKANTTKSFPAEGDNFKYTVAGPIGQNKVLALASLTPLNLDQLSSFKTQQDQFATVNAKTQAGLAQALSIVVTPLPQNSWVSDTAFYTVAAVNPVATGSLFIGTNVANATVILNGQRLGGANVTYSNLRAGNFPIRVQAPGFRDYTTTVSIRGGTTSTLNIDLAQQISAPVPQPRPVPPVTPAGSATPVLDFIGSLLGAIAGTQMQDPARSAYDQKVADLQRQGYALQQSVTTPSGFQGVLVKGSSSVTVTVERGVGRTVRVNVSETTTYQY, encoded by the coding sequence ATGAAGACGACCCTGTCCTCCGTGCTGGTTCTGACCGCCGCCTCCGCCCTCTCGACCGCCGGTGCCCAGCCGAGGGTCAGCGCCCAGAGCATCATCGTCAACCCCGTCACGCCGGATCTGAGCGTGAATGTGCAGGTCGACCGGGACGCCAGCGGTGCCCAGAACCCCGCGTACAAGGTCGGGGACGGCATCACCGTGAGCGCCACCGTGAACCGTGACGCCTACGTCTACCTGTTCAACGTGAACCCCGACGGCACCGTCGACCAGATCCTCCCCAACCGCCTGAGTGCCGAGAACCTCGTCAAGGCCAACACCACCAAGTCCTTCCCGGCCGAGGGCGACAACTTCAAGTACACCGTCGCCGGCCCCATCGGGCAGAACAAGGTGCTGGCCCTGGCCAGCCTGACGCCGCTGAACCTCGACCAGCTCAGCTCCTTCAAGACCCAGCAGGATCAGTTCGCCACCGTGAACGCCAAGACCCAGGCTGGCCTCGCGCAGGCGCTGAGCATCGTGGTCACGCCGCTGCCGCAGAACAGCTGGGTCAGCGACACGGCGTTCTACACCGTGGCGGCCGTGAACCCGGTCGCGACCGGCAGCCTGTTCATCGGCACCAACGTGGCCAACGCGACCGTGATCCTGAACGGCCAGCGGCTGGGCGGGGCGAACGTCACGTACTCCAACCTGCGGGCCGGGAACTTCCCGATCCGGGTGCAGGCCCCCGGCTTCCGGGACTACACCACCACCGTCTCGATCCGTGGCGGCACCACCAGCACGCTGAATATCGACCTGGCCCAGCAGATCTCGGCGCCCGTACCGCAGCCCCGCCCGGTGCCGCCCGTCACGCCTGCTGGCAGCGCCACGCCGGTGCTGGACTTCATCGGCAGCCTGCTGGGGGCCATCGCCGGTACCCAGATGCAGGATCCGGCCCGCAGCGCCTACGACCAGAAGGTCGCGGATCTCCAGCGCCAGGGCTACGCGCTCCAGCAGAGCGTGACCACGCCCAGCGGCTTCCAGGGCGTGCTGGTTAAGGGATCTAGCAGCGTGACCGTCACCGTCGAGCGTGGCGTGGGCCGCACGGTGCGCGTGAACGTCAGCGAGACGACCACCTACCAGTACTGA